ACCGCCTCGTGGCCGCTCGGGGCGGCGTGTCAGCGCGTGTCGGCGGCAACAGCCCGATGATCGACCGCGCGGACGATCGACCGCGCGGACGCGGGGAGGGCGGAGGGCGGCCCCGCGGGCTCAGCGGGGAGCGGTGAGGCGCGTCCAGGGGGCGCGCAGGACGCCGAGGGCGCTGCCGTCGAGGAGGTCGCCCATCGTCATGGCCTGGACGACGCCGGCCAGGGCGTTCCACGAGCCGGCGGCGCCGTCGGAGGCGGTGAAGCCGGCGTCGGTGAACGCGCGGACGGCGAGCAGCTGGGCGGTCGCCAGCGTGCGGGTGCGGCCGGAGACGTGCGCCGCCCAGGAGGCCTCGTGCATGGCCGCGGCCCAGGGGCGCTGCTCGGCCCGGCCCTCGTCGACGGCGGCCCGCCAGCGGTCCCGCCCGCGGGTGTCGAGCGCGGCCACCACGGTCAGCAGCGAGCGCAGCTCCGGGGTGGCCGGACCGAGGTCGGCGTCGGCGCCGCGGGTGGCCGCGTCCGGGACGACGGCGGTGAAGGGCTGCTCCAGCTCGCGGCGGACCAGCGGGGGCAGTACCTCGGCGGCCCAGGCACCCACGGCGGCGTCGGCGAGCACGTCGGCGGCCTGCCCGCGCACGTCGTCGGCCAGGCGGCCCAGGGCGGCGTGCTCGGGACCCAGCACGTCCTCGCGCAGCAGCCGCTCGAGCGAGGCGGCGTTGCCGATGGTGCCCCGCTCCAGCTGGGTCACCAGGACGGCGGTGCGGTCGGCGCCGGGACCGTCCGCGTCCCCCTGCCCCACCGACCGCAGCTGCGGCACGGCGGCGGCCAGCTCCCGGGCCCGGCGGGCGCGCACGGCCAGCACCGACCGCTGCCCGGGGTCGGCGCCGTGCGTACGGGCGCCGCGGGCGAGCGCGGACAGCTCGGCCGGGCCGGCGGCCAGACCGGTGAGCAGCACGTCGGCGACGACGCGGCCCGCGGGCAGCCGCACCAGGTCGAAACCGAGGGTCGCGGCACTGACCAGCGAGTAGGGCACGTCGCCTCCAGGGGAGTGGGGTCAGCCCAGACTGGCCGTACCCCCCGGGACACGCCACGCGGCCGTCACCCGAACGCCGGAGGGGCGGAGGGCAACGGCCGCGTGGCGGGACGCCTGGCGTACTCGAACGATGACGGTGCGTGATCTAGGCGCCGACGGCCTTCTGCACGTCGAGCGCGAGCAGCAGCGTCCCGTCGAGCTTGTAGGCGCCGCGGATGAGCTCGCGGGCCTGCCCGTCGAGGGTGTCCGGCGGGGCCTCGAAGTCGCCGGCCTCGACGTCGACGACGTCGGCGATCGAGTCGACCAGCAGGCTCACCGCCTCGCCGTGCAGGCGCACGACGATGACGACGGCGTCGGTGCCGGCCGGCCGCGGCGGGCGGCCCAGCCGCTCCCGCAGCTCG
This region of Geodermatophilus bullaregiensis genomic DNA includes:
- a CDS encoding chemotaxis protein CheW encodes the protein MTTPTETTPRATSGQLATFRLDGDLYGVEVEHVQEVLRSQGLTRVPLAPPAVAGLINLRGQVVTAIELRERLGRPPRPAGTDAVVIVVRLHGEAVSLLVDSIADVVDVEAGDFEAPPDTLDGQARELIRGAYKLDGTLLLALDVQKAVGA